The Stomoxys calcitrans chromosome 3, idStoCalc2.1, whole genome shotgun sequence genome includes a region encoding these proteins:
- the LOC131996154 gene encoding uncharacterized protein LOC131996154, which yields MSLDRFIRLSDRLVEFEANLNDKRTQLTSRFVIETHKDEVKDIWERLRASYEECLSDFEIEAVEEAQTDAKTSKGNEDIASEIETVKFKFRNAFDTYCRCVAHLGELLQEMPAPRTDPTSIPIQQPGFKLPPCEVPVFGGDYPAWPTFRDMFTAICIKNPRLTPVERLFHLNQRTKGEPNDIVKKVPLTNENFSIAWKNLCARYENKRVLVNIQLKTLFNLPLIQTETGTALKNLQRDINGCISLLKLYAIDVESWDPIFVFICSNRLPDVTLTLWEQSLLDKTVIPRWSDFDLFLTNRHRTLESVSEIRRKESACSSPRQVSDKSNPKDGNKAIKTFQNKVTLSNCRLCTGESHVIRKCPKFLEMTQNQRLNEIKRNNLCLNCFSKVHSVKNCSSKFSCYKCGKRHNTLLHREQDSTIPTQSNSNIASNPSPSPNNTNAVHIQSTNTGGGIIQSCFSSQSKAVLLGTALVTVCHNGLQYLARALVDSGSEGTFVSEKLFHNLKLPFKRACAEILGLNNTTSASVQRECSFVLGSSKDESFRFTAAALVVPHLSGRLPSRTIDPESISDLPDIPLADPRFYESSKIDILIGGDIFPFIMLPGVRHGICGSLLAQETVFGWILTGPVPAEPKHISKIVSYFCEISLNEEISRFWEVEDLPRKTFLSPADQFCEDLYVATTKRNCEGRYIVTLPFREEFQRETVLGPSRNSALAQFHRNEARLIRNPHFKAEYDKVLLDYISLGHMTEVFPRDESDCSRHYYLPHHAVVKPDSTTTKVRVVFNASSPTSRGSSLNEVLHAGPVLQQDLVVLILRWRFYRYVFNGDITKMYRQILVTPEQRPYQRILFRQNPDGHIREFELNTVTFGVNCAPFLAIRTIRQLADDIRSLYPLGSEILRNSMYVDDALAGAHSIQDAIDSRIQLMKALQSAGFSMRKWTSNSREILSDLPSDQLLYEDFLEFDNRSTTKTLGIRWNASLDAFFFTATPFPSNCRYTKREVLSQISRLFDPAGWLAPCVVTAKLIMQNIWAEGTKWDDEISPESLPRWKSFQHAYPSINNIQVPRWVGFSPQCTVQFHGFSDASEKAYAAAIYVRRSDGQSNFVHLVSCKTKVAPLKSISIPRLELCGATLLSEMLDHLIPELPIQNYTIFCWTDSTIVLSWLAKPPSCWSTFVANRVSKITQVVSPSNWYHVRSEHNPADLASRGAHPEEIATNQMWWHGPPWLSDPGESWPTLEDYPKDTIEIERKSVQVHFSYFSQFEDVLERFSSFARAVRVMAYVYRFFYRTHPNFRSSFNRKDKNIYTSEVKLVRNRLILMTQKAFFPNEYLALSSKKQIPSGSSILNLNPFLDVEGIIRISGRLVSSPALSYDEKHPIILPYNCQYSRLLVKFIHEISIHGGNQLVLRLIRSQFWIVRAKNLIKTTINKCKPCIVYKHRLQEQIMSALPPERSEFSRPFTHTGVDFAGPFDIKYYAGRSCRITKGYACLFVCFSTKAIHLEGTSDLSTNTFLAAFDRFVSRRGCPLHIHSDNGTNFVGASKVIAKNFFLTTQQAVESNYAHQNISWHFIPPGAPHMGGLWEAGVKSFKSHFRKMAGNFKHTFEEFQTLLSRIEACLNSRPLCPLSEDPSILSALTPGHFLIGAPILTPIDPNIQESPRSLINRWQRLKVIHQHFCTRWKEEYLKELHKRNKWKKPSENLSENMLVVVKEENMPPNAWRLGRVIKVHPGNDGRVRVADLLTEKGAITRPITKLVVINSDPSS from the coding sequence ATGTCTTTGGATAGATTTATACGACTTTCAGATAGACTGGTCGAATTTGAGGCAAATTTGAATGATAAGCGGACCCAATTAACGTCTAGGTTTGTCATTGAGACCCATAAAGACGAAGTCAAAGATATCTGGGAAAGATTAAGGGCCTCATATGAAGAGTGCCTTTCCGACTTCGAAATTGAGGCTGTCGAGGAGGCTCAGACTGATGCTAAGACATCTAAAGGAAACGAAGATATCGCTTCCGAGATAGAGACCGTGAAGTTCAAATTTAGGAATGCTTTTGATACATACTGTCGCTGTGTTGCGCACTTAGGAGAATTGCTTCAGGAGATGCCCGCTCCTCGCACCGATCCCACTTCAATTCCAATTCAACAACCAGGTTTTAAGCTTCCACCCTGTGAGGTCCCAGTCTTCGGCGGTGATTATCCAGCTTGGCCTACCTTCCGAGATATGTTCACCGCTATATGTATTAAGAACCCAAGGCTCACCCCAGTTGAAAGATTGTTCCATCTCAATCAACGAACGAAAGGGGAGCCAAATGACATCGTAAAAAAGGTGCCTTTGACTAACGAGAACTTTTCTATTGCTTGGAAGAACCTGTGTGCCCGATACGAGAACAAAAGAGTCTTAGTGAATATCCAACTAAAGACTCTCTTCAATTTACCTTTGATTCAGACCGAAACGGGTACTGCCCTGAAGAATTTGCAAAGAGATATCAATGGTTGCATTTCTTTGTTGAAGCTCTATGCTATAGATGTTGAGAGTTGGGACCCTATTTTTGTCTTTATATGTTCTAATCGGCTCCCAGATGTTACTCTTACGCTCTGGGAGCAATCTCTTCTTGATAAGACGGTGATACCAAGATGGTctgattttgatttgtttttgacgAATCGTCACCGAACACTTGAATCTGTATCGGAGATCCGCAGAAAGGAGTCAGCTTGCTCCAGTCCAAGGCAAGTGTCCGATAAGTCCAATCCGAAAGATGGTAACAAAGCCATTAAGACGTTTCAGAATAAGGTGACACTGTCGAACTGTCGACTGTGCACAGGTGAAAGCCACGTGATTCGGAAATGTCCTAAATTTCTGGAAATGACTCAGAATCAGAGATTGAATGAGATAAAGAGAAACAATCTCTGCCTCAATTGCTTCTCTAAAGTGCACTCCGTGAAAAATTGCTCAAGCAAGTTTTCCTGTTACAAATGTGGCAAACGCCACAATACGCTACTTCATCGGGAACAAGATTCTACAATTCCTACCCAATCCAACTCGAATATTGCTTCCAATCCTTCGCCATCTCCGAACAATACCAATGCAGTCCATATACAGTCCACTAACACCGGAGGTGGAATTATACAGAGCTGCTTTTCCAGCCAGTCTAAGGCCGTTCTTCTTGGCACAGCTTTGGTCACGGTGTGCCACAATGGTTTGCAGTACCTTGCTAGGGCTTTagtggattcaggatctgagggcaCCTTTGTTTCTGAGAAActgttccataacctgaaacTCCCGTTCAAACGGGCCTGTGCTGAGATTTTAGGATTGAACAATACTACTTCCGCTTCCGTCCAAAGGGAATGTTCATTCGTATTAGGTTCGAGTAAAGATGAGAGTTTTCGATTCACTGCGGCGGCACTTGTCGTACCTCATTTGTCAGGGAGGCTTCCGTCAAGAACTATTGACCCTGAATCAATTTCCGACTTGCCAGATATTCCGTTGGCTGATCCTAGGTTCTATGAGAGCTCGAAGATTGATATTTTGATAGGAGGTGATATATTCCCCTTCATTATGCTTCCTGGCGTAAGGCATGGAATTTGCGGTTCATTATTGGCACAGGAAACAGTGTTTGGATGGATCCTTACAGGACCAGTTCCTGCGGAACCCAAACACATATCCAAGATTGTTTCCTATTTTTGCGAAATCTCCTTAAATGAGGAGATTTCACGTTTCTGGGAGGTGGAGGACCTTCCTCGAAAGACATTCCTATCCCCTGCCGATCAATTTTGCGAGGATTTGTACGTTGCAACGACTAAAAGGAACTGCGAAGGGAGGTATATAGTAACCCTTCCGTTCAGGGAAGAGTTCCAAAGGGAGACAGTTTTGGGTCCTTCCAGAAATAGTGCCTTGGCACAGTTTCATCGGAATGAAGCCCGGCTTATTCGAAATCCACACTTCAAGGCAGAGTATGACAAAGTCCTTTTAGATTACATTTCCTTAGGGCATATGACTGAGGTATTTCCCCGAGACGAATCTGATTGTTCCAGACATTATTATCTGCCACATCACGCCGTAGTGAAACCGGATAGTACGACTACGAAGGTCCGGGTAGTCTTCAATGCTTCTTCTCCTACATCTAGAGGTTCTAGTTTGAACGAGGTTTTACACGCTGGTCCTGTGCTGCAACAGGACCTCGTCGTGCTTATACTGCGGTGGAGATTTTATCGCTACGTCTTTAATGGAGACATAACGAAAATGTATAGACAGATTTTGGTCACTCCCGAGCAACGACCATATCAACGTATACTATTTCGGCAGAATCCTGATGGGCATATTCGAGAGTTCGAACTCAATACTGTGACCTTTGGGGTCAATTGCGCCCCTTTTTTGGCAATTCGAACTATTAGGCAATTGGCAGACGATATACGTTCATTATACCCACTTGGGTCTGAAATCCTACGAAATTCCATGTATGTTGACGACGCTTTGGCGGGTGCCCACAGTATTCAGGACGCTATTGACTCCAGAATCCAGTTAATGAAGGCTTTGCAATCGGCGGGGTTCTCTATGAGAAAATGGACCTCTAATTCGAGAGAAATCCTCTCAGATCTTCCATCTGATCAGCTTCTTTATGAAGATTTCCTTGAGTTCGATAATCGCTCTACAACGAAGACGTTAGGGATACGTTGGAATGCATCATTGGATGCATTCTTCTTTACTGCAACGCCATTTCCTAGCAACTGCAGGTATACAAAGAGGGAAGTGCTTTCACAGATCTCCAGGCTTTTTGATCCGGCCGGCTGGCTTGCTCCATGTGTTGTGACGGCCAAACTGATAATGCAGAACATTTGGGCTGAAGGTACCAAATGGGATGACGAGATTTCTCCAGAGTCATTACCTAGATGGAAGTCGTTTCAGCACGCCTATCCCTCTATTAATAACATACAGGTTCCAAGATGGGTCGGTTTTAGTCCACAGTGTACCGTTCAGTTCCATGGTTTCAGTGACGCTTCGGAAAAGGCGTACGCTGCTGCTATCTATGTCCGTAGAAGTGATGGCCAGTCCAATTTCGTCCATTTAGTTTCATGTAAAACTAAGGTGGCACCACTGAAGTCTATCTCAATTCCTAGACTCGAGCTATGTGGGGCTACACTTTTATCAGAAATGCTGGATCATTTGATTCCAGAGCTACCGATTCAGAATTATACAATTTTCTGCTGGACCGATTCGACGATTGTTTTGTCGTGGCTGGCAAAACCTCCAAGTTGTTGGTCTACATTTGTAGCCAACAGAGTATCGAAGATCACTCAGGTCGTGAGCCCATCAAACTGGTATCATGTGAGGTCAGAGCACAATCCTGCTGACTTGGCAAGCCGCGGTGCCCACCCAGAGGAGATTGCGACCAACCAGATGTGGTGGCATGGTCCTCCATGGTTGAGTGACCCTGGGGAGAGCTGGCCAACTCTTGAAGATTATCCGAAGGACACGATTGAAATCGAAAGAAAGAGTGTGCAAGTGCATTTTTCCTActtcagccaatttgaagatGTCCTCGAAAGATTTTCCTCATTTGCAAGGGCAGTCCGAGTTATGGCATATGTTTATCGTTTTTTCTACCGCACTCATCCAAATTTTAGGTCTAGTTTCAACCGAAAGGACAAGAACATATACACTTCCGAGGTTAAACTAGTTCGAAATCGACTTATTTTGATGACGCAGAAGGCCTTTTTCCCAAACGAATATCTAGCCCTATCTTCTAAGAAACAGATTCCTTCTGGAAGTTccattttgaatttgaatccATTCCTTGATGTGGAGGGCATCATAAGAATAAGCGGTAGACTTGTCTCATCTCCAGCTTTGTCCTATGACGAGAAACACCCAATCATCCTTCCGTATAATTGTCAATACTCTCGGTTGTTGGTGAAATTCATTCATGAGATTTCGATTCACGGAGGTAATCAACTAGTCCTTAGGCTTATTCGTTCACAATTCTGGATTGTAAGAGCTAAGAACTTGATAAAGACTACGATCAATAAGTGTAAGCCATGCATTGTGTACAAGCACAGACTTCAGGAGCAAATAATGTCCGCATTGCCCCCCGAAAGATCCGAATTTTCTAGACCATTCACCCACACAGGGGTGGATTTTGCAGGACCCTTTGACATAAAGTATTATGCCGGCCGATCCTGCCGCATTACTAAAGGGTACGCTTGCTTGTTCGTATGCTTTTCTACGAAAGCAATTCACCTCGAAGGAACATCAGATCTATCCACTAATACGTTCCTAGCTGCATTTGACAGATTTGtttccagaagaggttgtcctCTCCACATCCATTCTGATAACGGTACCAATTTCGTGGGTGCCTCGAAAGTTATTGCCAAGAATTTCTTCCTGACCACCCAGCAAGCTGTCGAGTCCAACTATGCCCATCAGAATATTTCATGGCATTTTATTCCACCTGGAGCCCCGCACATGGGGGGACTATGGGAAGCTGGGGTAAAAAGTTTCAAGTCCCACTTTCGTAAAATGGCTGGGAATTTCAAGCATACATTTGAAGAATTTCAAACATTACTCTCCAGAATCGAGGCTTGCTTAAACTCCCGCCCATTATGTCCTCTATCCGAAGATCCATCCATTCTTTCCGCACTTACTCCGGGTCATTTCTTGATAGGGGCTCCTATCTTAACGCCAATAGATCCAAATATTCAGGAATCTCCTAGGTCACTTATCAATAGATGGCAGCGTTTGAAAGTTATTCACCAACACTTTTGTACTCGTTGGAAAGAGGAGTACCTCAAAGAGTTACATAAACGAAATAAGTGGAAAAAGCCCTCCGAAAACTTAAGTGAGAATATGTTGGTCGTagtaaaagaagaaaatatgcCACCTAACGCCTGGCGATTAGGAAGAGTCATAAAAGTTCATCCTGGCAATGATGGTCGCGTCCGTGTAGCCGACCTTTTAACAGAGAAAGGCGCTATTACAAGACCAATTACCAAACTCGTGGTTATAAACAGCGATCCATCTTCCTGA